The following coding sequences are from one Lolium rigidum isolate FL_2022 chromosome 6, APGP_CSIRO_Lrig_0.1, whole genome shotgun sequence window:
- the LOC124661830 gene encoding WUSCHEL-related homeobox 8-like — MEWDKASSAAAAAPADETGGAGEALGYVKVMTDEQMEVLRKQISIYATICEQLVEMHRALTAHQDSIAGMRLGNLYCDPLMVHGGHKITARQRWTPTQMQLQILESIFDQGNGTPSKQKIKDITAELSQHGQISETNVYNWFQNRRARSKRKQAASLPNNGESEAEADEDSPTEKKPKSDEPPQQTMAARSHNPERFSEMHHHFDTGHEHGTMYGSTNDNSSRSSGSLGQMSFYQTIMSNPRMDQLLGKAETSGSFSQLRQGGSFDMYG, encoded by the exons ATGGAGTGGGACAAGgcaagctccgccgccgccgctgcgccggCGGACGAGACGGGCGGCGCGGGGGAGGCGCTGGGGTACGTCAAGGTGATGACGGACGAGCAGATGGAGGTCCTCCGCAAGCAGATCTCCATCTACGCCACCATCTGCGAGCAGCTCGTCGAGATGCACCGCGCACTCACCGCGCACCAGGACTCCATTGCAG GTATGAGGCTTGGTAATTTGTATTGTGATCCTCTAATGGTTCATGGAGGCCACAAGATCACAGCGAGGCAGCGATGGACACCAACCCAGATGCAGCTGCAGATCCTTGAGAGCATTTTTGACCAAGGAaatggaacaccaagcaagcaaaagatcaaagaTATTACAGCGGAGCTCTCACAGCACGGCCAGATCTCAGAGACTAATGTCTACAACTGGTTCCAGAACAGACGTGCAAGGTCGAAGCGGAAGCAGGCAGCTTCTCTACCAAATAACGGTGAATCTGAagctgaggcagacgaggattccCCAACTGAGAAGAAGCCTAAATCAGATGAGCCACCGCAGCAGACCATGGCTGCGAGGTCTCACAATCCTGAAAGATTCTCAGAGATGCATCATCACTTCGACACAGGGCATGAGCATGGCACCATGTATGGATCTACCAATGACAATAGCTCGAGGTCGTCAGGCAGTTTGGGCCAGATGTCCTTCTACCAGACCATCATGTCGAACCCAA GAATGGACCAGCTCTTGGGGAAGGCGGAGACCTCCGGGAGCTTCTCCCAGCTCCGGCAGGGTGGAAGCTTTGACATGTACGGATGA